The Bos indicus x Bos taurus breed Angus x Brahman F1 hybrid chromosome 3, Bos_hybrid_MaternalHap_v2.0, whole genome shotgun sequence genome includes a window with the following:
- the HJV gene encoding hemojuvelin isoform X2 codes for MIQHNCSRQGPTAPPPPRGPVFPGAGPIRASGSPAPDPCDYEGRFSRLHRQPPGFLHCASFGDPHVRTFHHHFHTCRVQGAWPLLDNDFLFVQATSSPVALGANATTTRKLTIIFKNMQECIDQKVYQAEVDNLPAAFEDGSINGGDRPGGSSLSIRTANPGSHVEIRAAYIGTTIIIRQTAGQLSFSIRVAEDVARAFSAEQDLQLCVGGCPPSQRLSRSVRSRRGTITMDTARQLCKEGLPVEDAYFHSCVFDVLISGDPNFTVAAQAALEDARAFLPDLEKLHLFPSDAGVPLSSATLPPPLLSGLFVLWLCIQ; via the exons ATGATTCAGCACAACTGCTCCCGCCAGGGCCCCacggcccctcccccaccccggggCCCCGTCTTTCCAGGCGCAGGCCCGATCCGCGCCTCTGGCTCCCCAGCCCCGGACCCCTGTGATTATGAAGGCCGGTTTTCCCGGCTGCACCGACAACCCCCAGGCTTCTTGCACTGCGCCTCCTTCGGGGACCCTCACGTGCGCACCTTCCATCACCACTTTCACACGTGCCGTGTCCAAGGAGCTTGGCCCTTGCTGGATAATGACTTCCTCTTTGTCCAGGCCACCAGCTCCCCCGTGGCATTGGGGGCCAACGCCACCACCACCCGGAAG CTCACCATTATATTTAAGAACATGCAGGAATGCATTGATCAGAAGGTCTACCAGGCTGAGGTGGACAACCTTCCCGCAGCCTTTGAAGATGGTTCTATCAATGGAGGTGATCGACCTGGGGGCTCAAGTTTGTCCATTCGAACCGCTAACCCTGGGAGCCATGTGGAGATCCGAGCTGCCTACATTGGCACAACTATAATCATTCGGCAGACAGCTGGGCAGctctccttctccatcagagtaGCAGAGGATGTGGCCAGGGCCTTCTCAGCTGAGCAGGACCTGCAGCTATGTGTTGGGGGATGCCCTCCAAGTCAGCGACTCTCACGCTCAGTGCGCAGTCGTCGGGGAACTATAACCATGGATACTGCCAGACAGCTGTGCAAGGAAGGGCTGCCGGTTGAAGACGCTTACTTTCATTCCTGTGTCTTTGATGTTTTAATCTCCGGTGACCCTAACTTTACTGTAGCAGCTCAGGCAGCTCTGGAGGATGCCCGAGCCTTCCTGCCAGACTTGGAAAAACTACACCTCTTCCCCTCAGATGCTGGGGTTCCTCTTTCCTCAGCAACCCTCCCACCTCCACTTCTTTCTGGGCTCTTTGTTCTGTGGCTTTGCATTCAGTAA
- the HJV gene encoding hemojuvelin isoform X1, with product MGDPGQSPSPWSPHGSPPTLSILTLLLLLCGHAYSQCKILRCNAEYVSSTLSLRGGGSPGSLRGGGRGGGVGSSGLCRALRSYALCTRRTARTCRGDLAFHSAVHGIEDLMIQHNCSRQGPTAPPPPRGPVFPGAGPIRASGSPAPDPCDYEGRFSRLHRQPPGFLHCASFGDPHVRTFHHHFHTCRVQGAWPLLDNDFLFVQATSSPVALGANATTTRKLTIIFKNMQECIDQKVYQAEVDNLPAAFEDGSINGGDRPGGSSLSIRTANPGSHVEIRAAYIGTTIIIRQTAGQLSFSIRVAEDVARAFSAEQDLQLCVGGCPPSQRLSRSVRSRRGTITMDTARQLCKEGLPVEDAYFHSCVFDVLISGDPNFTVAAQAALEDARAFLPDLEKLHLFPSDAGVPLSSATLPPPLLSGLFVLWLCIQ from the exons ATGGGGGATCCAGGCCAGTCCCCTAGTCCCTGGTCCCCCCATGGCAGTCCCCCAACTCTAAGCATTCTCACTCTCCTGCTGCTCCTCTGTGGACATG CTTATTCTCAATGCAAGATCCTCCGCTGCAATGCTGAGTATGTATCTTCCACTCTGAGCCTTAGAGGTGGGGGTTCACCAGGATCCCTTCGAGGAGGAGgccggggtggaggggtgggctcCAGCGGCCTCTGCCGAGCCCTCCGCTCCTACGCGCTCTGCACTCGGCGCACGGCCCGCACCTGCCGCGGGGACCTCGCCTTCCATTCTGCTGTGCACGGCATCGAAGACCTGATGATTCAGCACAACTGCTCCCGCCAGGGCCCCacggcccctcccccaccccggggCCCCGTCTTTCCAGGCGCAGGCCCGATCCGCGCCTCTGGCTCCCCAGCCCCGGACCCCTGTGATTATGAAGGCCGGTTTTCCCGGCTGCACCGACAACCCCCAGGCTTCTTGCACTGCGCCTCCTTCGGGGACCCTCACGTGCGCACCTTCCATCACCACTTTCACACGTGCCGTGTCCAAGGAGCTTGGCCCTTGCTGGATAATGACTTCCTCTTTGTCCAGGCCACCAGCTCCCCCGTGGCATTGGGGGCCAACGCCACCACCACCCGGAAG CTCACCATTATATTTAAGAACATGCAGGAATGCATTGATCAGAAGGTCTACCAGGCTGAGGTGGACAACCTTCCCGCAGCCTTTGAAGATGGTTCTATCAATGGAGGTGATCGACCTGGGGGCTCAAGTTTGTCCATTCGAACCGCTAACCCTGGGAGCCATGTGGAGATCCGAGCTGCCTACATTGGCACAACTATAATCATTCGGCAGACAGCTGGGCAGctctccttctccatcagagtaGCAGAGGATGTGGCCAGGGCCTTCTCAGCTGAGCAGGACCTGCAGCTATGTGTTGGGGGATGCCCTCCAAGTCAGCGACTCTCACGCTCAGTGCGCAGTCGTCGGGGAACTATAACCATGGATACTGCCAGACAGCTGTGCAAGGAAGGGCTGCCGGTTGAAGACGCTTACTTTCATTCCTGTGTCTTTGATGTTTTAATCTCCGGTGACCCTAACTTTACTGTAGCAGCTCAGGCAGCTCTGGAGGATGCCCGAGCCTTCCTGCCAGACTTGGAAAAACTACACCTCTTCCCCTCAGATGCTGGGGTTCCTCTTTCCTCAGCAACCCTCCCACCTCCACTTCTTTCTGGGCTCTTTGTTCTGTGGCTTTGCATTCAGTAA
- the HJV gene encoding hemojuvelin isoform X3 — protein MQECIDQKVYQAEVDNLPAAFEDGSINGGDRPGGSSLSIRTANPGSHVEIRAAYIGTTIIIRQTAGQLSFSIRVAEDVARAFSAEQDLQLCVGGCPPSQRLSRSVRSRRGTITMDTARQLCKEGLPVEDAYFHSCVFDVLISGDPNFTVAAQAALEDARAFLPDLEKLHLFPSDAGVPLSSATLPPPLLSGLFVLWLCIQ, from the coding sequence ATGCAGGAATGCATTGATCAGAAGGTCTACCAGGCTGAGGTGGACAACCTTCCCGCAGCCTTTGAAGATGGTTCTATCAATGGAGGTGATCGACCTGGGGGCTCAAGTTTGTCCATTCGAACCGCTAACCCTGGGAGCCATGTGGAGATCCGAGCTGCCTACATTGGCACAACTATAATCATTCGGCAGACAGCTGGGCAGctctccttctccatcagagtaGCAGAGGATGTGGCCAGGGCCTTCTCAGCTGAGCAGGACCTGCAGCTATGTGTTGGGGGATGCCCTCCAAGTCAGCGACTCTCACGCTCAGTGCGCAGTCGTCGGGGAACTATAACCATGGATACTGCCAGACAGCTGTGCAAGGAAGGGCTGCCGGTTGAAGACGCTTACTTTCATTCCTGTGTCTTTGATGTTTTAATCTCCGGTGACCCTAACTTTACTGTAGCAGCTCAGGCAGCTCTGGAGGATGCCCGAGCCTTCCTGCCAGACTTGGAAAAACTACACCTCTTCCCCTCAGATGCTGGGGTTCCTCTTTCCTCAGCAACCCTCCCACCTCCACTTCTTTCTGGGCTCTTTGTTCTGTGGCTTTGCATTCAGTAA